A region of Subdoligranulum variabile DNA encodes the following proteins:
- a CDS encoding AAA family ATPase, with translation MSLEDQYDAWVRGLMGGRKYAATPEETFRANEAVQQMQSELDALTAAQKRQKAASAAAETVQKAGRQTAEHVRQMSSELTRSLKQDGLLGGTVAAPTPRPAATGRADFSGVADKVKTHVLGQDAFVSAVVKAFRRPFVLGTVSDTTRAKNLMLLCGPDGTGRHYTLHCVVEELAARGILHSALVETLDLSLYPGPAQEKLFLQDLYAALQSDAEVLAFDHYEACAATYRNMVAALAMDGTLALSSRYVLQRGILVDVGTALAPGAIGELQAGGKYFVFFSAKGEEALADAFGARFVDAVAGDICRTQPFTPEALAAVAARALNDLAQRVRRQCGLALTMGADVRDLLAGQYGKARGMQAIQDFGDTIYRALAEYVLDADTIPADGTPALLTVQDNRLFLAVDGGTPMDLLALLPQQYRGDVDAVEAELSAIIGLTEVKNYVRDIAKNVQAQQRRKAQGLQVADVNMHMIFTGNPGTGKTTIARILAKYLKAIGALRGGQLVEVTRADLVGRYVGHTAPLTNSVIQSALGGVLFIDEAYSLYRGGEDSFGLEAIDTLVKGIEDHRNDLVVILAGYTKEMALFLSANSGLASRFPNQIEFPDYTGEELYRILLSLAKSKGYTLEEGCREPLTTWFDRKQAEDAATNGNGRMARNALEKAILNQSRRLIADPAASLELLLPGDFDLD, from the coding sequence ATGAGTCTTGAAGATCAATACGATGCCTGGGTCCGCGGCCTGATGGGCGGCCGCAAATACGCCGCCACCCCCGAGGAGACTTTCCGGGCCAACGAGGCCGTACAGCAGATGCAGTCGGAGCTGGACGCGCTGACCGCCGCCCAAAAACGTCAGAAAGCCGCCTCCGCAGCAGCGGAAACGGTGCAGAAAGCCGGCCGCCAGACCGCCGAACATGTCCGGCAGATGAGCAGTGAACTGACCCGTTCCCTGAAGCAGGACGGTCTGCTGGGCGGCACGGTGGCGGCTCCGACACCCCGCCCTGCTGCGACGGGCCGCGCGGACTTTTCCGGTGTGGCGGACAAGGTCAAAACCCATGTGCTGGGGCAGGACGCTTTTGTCTCTGCCGTGGTGAAAGCCTTCCGCCGTCCCTTTGTACTGGGCACCGTCTCTGACACCACCCGGGCGAAGAATCTGATGCTGCTCTGCGGTCCCGACGGCACCGGCCGACACTACACGCTGCACTGCGTGGTGGAGGAGCTGGCCGCCCGGGGCATTTTGCACAGTGCCTTGGTGGAAACGCTGGACCTGTCCCTCTACCCCGGCCCCGCACAGGAAAAACTCTTTCTGCAGGACCTCTACGCAGCCCTGCAGTCCGACGCCGAAGTGCTGGCATTCGACCACTACGAAGCCTGCGCCGCCACCTATCGGAACATGGTCGCCGCCCTTGCCATGGACGGCACGCTGGCCCTCTCCAGCCGGTATGTGCTGCAGCGGGGCATCCTGGTGGATGTGGGAACCGCACTGGCTCCCGGTGCCATTGGTGAGCTGCAGGCCGGGGGCAAGTATTTTGTCTTTTTCTCCGCCAAGGGGGAGGAAGCGCTGGCCGATGCCTTCGGCGCCCGCTTTGTGGATGCCGTGGCCGGGGATATCTGCCGTACCCAGCCTTTCACCCCCGAAGCCCTGGCCGCAGTGGCAGCCCGAGCTCTTAATGATTTGGCCCAGCGGGTGCGCCGTCAGTGCGGCCTGGCCCTGACCATGGGGGCCGATGTGCGGGATCTGCTGGCCGGCCAGTACGGCAAGGCCCGGGGCATGCAGGCCATACAGGATTTCGGCGATACGATCTACCGCGCCCTTGCCGAGTATGTGCTGGACGCCGACACCATCCCTGCCGACGGTACCCCGGCCCTGCTCACCGTGCAGGATAACCGGCTTTTCCTGGCTGTAGACGGCGGCACCCCCATGGATCTGCTGGCGCTGCTGCCCCAGCAGTACCGCGGCGACGTGGACGCCGTAGAGGCGGAGCTTTCCGCCATTATCGGCCTGACGGAAGTCAAGAACTATGTGCGGGATATTGCCAAAAACGTGCAGGCCCAGCAGCGGCGCAAGGCCCAGGGCCTGCAGGTGGCTGATGTGAACATGCACATGATCTTTACCGGTAACCCCGGCACCGGCAAAACCACCATTGCCCGCATTCTGGCCAAATACCTCAAGGCCATCGGTGCCCTGCGGGGCGGCCAGCTGGTGGAAGTCACCCGGGCCGACCTGGTAGGCCGCTACGTGGGCCATACGGCACCGCTGACCAACAGCGTGATCCAGAGTGCCCTGGGCGGCGTGCTCTTCATCGACGAGGCCTACAGCCTGTACCGCGGCGGAGAGGACAGCTTCGGTCTGGAAGCCATCGACACGCTGGTCAAGGGTATTGAGGATCACCGGAATGATCTGGTGGTGATCCTGGCCGGCTACACCAAAGAGATGGCGTTGTTCCTCAGCGCCAACTCGGGCCTGGCCAGCCGTTTCCCCAACCAGATCGAATTTCCCGACTATACCGGCGAAGAACTCTACCGCATCCTGCTTTCCCTGGCAAAGAGCAAGGGCTACACGCTGGAGGAAGGCTGCCGGGAACCTCTGACCACCTGGTTTGACCGCAAGCAGGCCGAGGACGCCGCCACCAACGGCAACGGCAGAATGGCACGCAACGCGCTGGAAAAGGCTATCCTGAATCAATCCCGGCGGCTTATTGCCGATCCTGCGGCCAGTCTGGAACTGCTGCTGCCCGGGGATTTTGACCTGGACTGA
- the ptsP gene encoding phosphoenolpyruvate--protein phosphotransferase — translation MITIQGKGVSAGVGIGPLYFYRRATAEIKRYTVEDTEAEWHRFKGAQTGAIEQLGKLAEQARAEAGDEAAMLFETHQMMAEDLDYEEAIENLINEEKLNAEAAVSDVAEQFAAMFASMDDAYMQARAADVKDVSQRILSILCGVVQGGIASEVPVLLAADDLAPSETIQLDKTKILGFVTAGGSGSSHTAILARTMGIPAIVGLGDALKPEYEGRQAIADGSTGALVIDPDDDTRDRLMKKREEQLRLQRLLETLKGQANVTKDGKTIRIYCNIGSPEDVHAVQVNDGGGIGLFRSEFLYLNSKDYPTEDEQFEAYKTVLSDMDGKEVIIRTLDIGADKQIGYFNLPKEDNPAMGMRALRICLTRPEIFRTQLRALFRASAFGKLGIMFPMVTSVWEVREAKRMCEEVKRDLKKEGIPYGEDVQIGIMIETPAAAVCSDRLAKEVDFFSIGTNDLTQYTLACDRQNNDLGRFYDPHHLSVLRLIQMVTENAHKNGIWVGICGELGADLTLTETFLAIGVDELSVTPRSVLPLRNAVRMTDTRETAPRILADLAEDYTAR, via the coding sequence ATGATCACCATCCAGGGCAAGGGTGTTTCTGCTGGTGTCGGCATCGGCCCGCTGTATTTTTATCGTCGTGCCACCGCCGAGATCAAGCGTTATACTGTGGAAGATACCGAGGCCGAGTGGCATCGTTTCAAAGGTGCTCAGACCGGCGCCATCGAGCAGCTGGGCAAGCTGGCCGAGCAGGCCCGCGCCGAGGCCGGCGACGAAGCCGCCATGCTGTTTGAGACCCATCAGATGATGGCGGAAGACCTCGATTATGAGGAGGCCATCGAAAACCTCATCAACGAAGAAAAGCTGAATGCCGAGGCCGCTGTCTCCGACGTGGCCGAGCAGTTCGCCGCCATGTTCGCTTCGATGGATGACGCCTATATGCAGGCCCGTGCGGCCGACGTGAAGGACGTCAGCCAGCGCATCCTGAGCATTCTGTGCGGTGTGGTGCAGGGCGGCATTGCGTCGGAGGTGCCGGTGCTGCTGGCAGCCGACGACCTGGCCCCGTCCGAGACCATCCAGCTGGACAAGACCAAGATCCTGGGCTTTGTCACGGCGGGCGGTTCCGGTTCCAGCCATACCGCCATTCTGGCCCGTACCATGGGCATCCCGGCCATCGTGGGCCTGGGCGACGCCCTGAAGCCGGAGTATGAGGGCCGCCAGGCCATCGCCGACGGCAGCACCGGTGCGCTGGTCATTGACCCCGACGACGATACCCGTGACCGCCTGATGAAGAAGCGGGAAGAGCAGCTGCGTCTGCAGCGGCTGCTGGAGACTCTCAAGGGCCAGGCCAACGTCACCAAGGACGGCAAGACCATCCGCATCTACTGCAACATTGGCTCTCCCGAGGACGTCCACGCCGTGCAGGTCAACGACGGCGGCGGCATCGGCCTGTTCCGCAGCGAGTTCCTCTATCTCAACAGCAAGGATTATCCCACCGAGGACGAGCAGTTTGAGGCCTACAAGACCGTTCTGTCCGACATGGACGGCAAGGAAGTCATCATCCGCACGCTGGACATCGGTGCCGACAAGCAGATCGGGTACTTCAACCTGCCCAAGGAGGACAACCCTGCCATGGGCATGCGCGCCCTGCGCATCTGCCTGACCCGGCCGGAGATCTTCCGCACCCAGCTGCGGGCCTTGTTCCGTGCCTCTGCTTTCGGCAAGCTGGGCATCATGTTCCCCATGGTCACCAGCGTCTGGGAAGTCCGGGAAGCCAAGCGGATGTGCGAGGAGGTCAAGCGTGACCTGAAGAAGGAAGGCATTCCCTACGGCGAGGACGTCCAGATCGGCATCATGATTGAGACGCCGGCGGCTGCGGTCTGCAGTGACCGTCTGGCGAAGGAAGTGGACTTCTTCAGCATCGGCACCAACGATCTGACTCAGTACACCTTGGCCTGCGACCGTCAGAACAACGATCTGGGCCGGTTCTATGATCCTCATCATCTGTCGGTGCTGCGCCTGATCCAGATGGTTACCGAGAATGCCCATAAGAACGGCATCTGGGTGGGCATCTGCGGCGAGCTGGGCGCTGACCTGACGCTGACCGAGACCTTCCTGGCCATCGGCGTGGACGAGCTGTCCGTCACGCCGCGCTCGGTGCTGCCGCTGCGCAACGCCGTCCGCATGACCGATACCCGGGAGACTGCGCCCCGTATCCTGGCCGATCTGGCCGAGGATTACACCGCGCGCTGA
- a CDS encoding HPr family phosphocarrier protein, producing MKEFTYTIKEPVGIHARPAGLLVKEVKGYQSTVTIIKGDKSVNAVKLMALMGMGIKCGDTVTVQVEGADEETAAPALEKFFNEHL from the coding sequence ATGAAAGAGTTCACGTATACGATCAAGGAGCCTGTGGGCATCCATGCTCGTCCGGCCGGTTTGCTGGTCAAGGAAGTCAAGGGCTATCAGAGCACTGTGACCATCATCAAGGGTGACAAGTCCGTCAACGCCGTCAAGCTGATGGCGCTCATGGGCATGGGCATCAAGTGCGGCGACACCGTGACCGTTCAGGTCGAGGGTGCCGACGAAGAGACGGCCGCTCCTGCGCTGGAGAAGTTCTTCAACGAGCATCTGTAA
- a CDS encoding Cof-type HAD-IIB family hydrolase, with the protein MSKILFLDVDGTLVDYENRLPESAAAAVRMARANGHRVYLCTGRSKAEVYPNLWELGLDGMIGGNGSYVEDHGHVVMHQHLTADQCRRVVDWLHQRGLEFYLESNNGLFASERFETAAQPAIMEYTRRKGGSAEGVTVRTMMPDMIYGGTLYRDDVNKISFLLRSYQDHLDSAAAFPDLQPGTWGGKGKTALFGDLGVKGITKAHAVQVLLAYLGADAADTIGFGDAKVDVPLLEACACGVAMGNGGPEIRAAADYVTDDVECDGLYKAFDHLGLL; encoded by the coding sequence ATGTCCAAAATCCTGTTTCTGGATGTGGACGGCACTCTGGTGGATTATGAAAACCGTCTGCCGGAGTCTGCAGCGGCGGCCGTCCGCATGGCGAGGGCCAACGGTCACCGGGTCTATCTCTGTACCGGACGCAGCAAAGCGGAGGTCTATCCCAACCTGTGGGAACTGGGGCTGGACGGCATGATCGGCGGCAACGGCAGCTATGTGGAGGACCACGGCCATGTGGTCATGCATCAGCATCTCACGGCAGACCAGTGCCGCCGCGTGGTGGATTGGCTCCACCAGCGCGGGCTGGAATTTTATCTGGAGAGCAACAACGGCCTGTTTGCCAGTGAGCGGTTTGAGACGGCTGCCCAGCCGGCGATCATGGAATACACCCGGCGCAAGGGCGGCTCCGCCGAGGGGGTCACGGTGCGCACCATGATGCCCGACATGATCTACGGGGGGACTCTCTACCGGGACGACGTCAATAAAATCAGTTTTCTGCTTCGCAGCTACCAGGACCATCTGGATTCGGCGGCGGCCTTTCCGGACCTGCAGCCCGGTACCTGGGGCGGAAAAGGGAAGACCGCACTCTTCGGCGACCTGGGCGTCAAGGGGATCACCAAAGCCCATGCCGTGCAGGTATTGCTGGCGTATCTGGGTGCTGATGCCGCCGACACCATCGGATTCGGCGATGCCAAGGTGGATGTGCCGCTGCTGGAAGCCTGCGCCTGCGGGGTGGCCATGGGCAACGGCGGGCCGGAGATCCGGGCTGCCGCCGACTATGTGACCGACGATGTGGAATGCGACGGATTGTACAAGGCGTTCGATCATCTGGGCCTTTTGTGA
- a CDS encoding glycoside hydrolase family 1 protein has product MSVFRDDFLWGGACAANQFEGAWDVDGKGPSIPDLCTNGTHTTPKLLTPTIEPDKFYPSHEAIDFYHHYEEDIALFAEMGFKTFRTSINWTRIFPTGEESEPNEAGLAFYDRVFDCCKKHGIEPLVTISHYELPYALVEKYNGWADRKLVDFYMNYCKAIFARYQGKVKYWLTFNEINAGMMPFGGVLSLGTCKGYRGPAVAMPDDPQTRLQALHHQFIASALAVKYAHDHYPEYKMGNMDCFITSYPYTCDPADILANQQAMRKTNWYCSDVQVRGEYPAYAKRLWEEMGVTIHMEPGDAEILKNGTVDFYTFSYYMSNCITTHDDATKTEGNVAQGFKNPYLKASDWGWQIDPQGLRYSLNEIYDRYRIPVMVVENGLGARDTLEADGTVHDSYRIDYLRAHIEQMAEAVKDGVDLMGYTPWGCIDLVSASTGEMAKRYGFIYVKKYDDGTGDLSRLRKDSFYWYKKVIASNGADLT; this is encoded by the coding sequence ATGAGCGTTTTCCGTGACGATTTTCTTTGGGGCGGCGCCTGTGCCGCCAACCAGTTTGAGGGCGCCTGGGATGTGGACGGCAAAGGCCCCAGCATCCCCGATCTGTGCACCAACGGTACCCACACCACCCCCAAACTGCTGACCCCCACCATCGAGCCGGACAAGTTCTATCCCAGCCACGAGGCCATCGACTTCTACCATCACTACGAGGAGGACATCGCCCTCTTTGCCGAGATGGGCTTCAAGACCTTCCGCACCTCCATCAACTGGACGCGCATCTTCCCTACCGGGGAGGAGAGCGAGCCCAACGAGGCAGGCCTGGCCTTCTATGACCGCGTTTTCGACTGCTGCAAGAAGCATGGCATCGAACCGCTGGTGACCATCAGCCACTATGAGCTGCCCTACGCTCTGGTGGAGAAGTACAACGGCTGGGCAGACCGCAAGCTGGTGGACTTCTACATGAACTACTGCAAGGCGATCTTTGCCCGGTACCAGGGCAAGGTCAAGTACTGGCTGACCTTCAACGAGATCAACGCCGGCATGATGCCTTTCGGCGGGGTGCTTTCCCTGGGCACCTGCAAGGGCTACCGCGGTCCCGCCGTGGCCATGCCCGACGATCCCCAGACCCGCCTGCAGGCGCTGCATCACCAGTTCATCGCCAGCGCCCTGGCGGTGAAGTACGCCCACGACCACTATCCGGAGTACAAGATGGGTAACATGGATTGCTTCATCACGTCCTACCCCTACACCTGCGACCCGGCCGACATCCTGGCCAATCAGCAGGCCATGCGCAAGACCAACTGGTATTGCTCCGACGTACAGGTCCGCGGCGAGTACCCGGCCTACGCCAAGCGCCTGTGGGAAGAGATGGGCGTGACCATCCATATGGAACCCGGCGACGCTGAAATTCTGAAGAACGGCACTGTGGACTTCTACACCTTCAGCTACTACATGTCCAACTGCATCACCACCCATGATGATGCCACCAAGACGGAAGGCAACGTGGCCCAGGGCTTCAAGAACCCCTACCTGAAGGCCTCCGACTGGGGCTGGCAGATCGATCCCCAGGGCCTGCGCTACTCCCTGAACGAGATCTACGACCGTTACCGCATCCCGGTCATGGTGGTGGAAAACGGTCTGGGCGCCCGGGATACCCTGGAAGCCGACGGTACCGTGCACGACAGCTACCGCATTGACTATCTGCGTGCCCACATCGAGCAGATGGCCGAAGCCGTCAAGGACGGCGTGGACCTGATGGGGTACACGCCCTGGGGCTGCATCGACCTGGTTTCCGCCTCCACCGGTGAGATGGCCAAGCGCTACGGCTTTATCTACGTCAAGAAATACGACGACGGTACCGGCGATCTGAGCCGCCTGCGCAAGGATTCCTTCTACTGGTACAAGAAGGTCATCGCCTCCAACGGCGCGGACCTGACCTGA
- a CDS encoding PTS transporter subunit EIIC, with translation MQTASEQQPDLLSTLVPLLGGTDNMAAVNRRGHRFSITLKDQSLADTDALAALPAVAQVSLHNGHLRLELTEEAYQTNQKENRLMASKYDGLARIIIQNVGGKSNIISLTHCITRLRFKLKDESKAQTEVLKETDGIVTVMQSGGQYQIVIGNHVNDVYEAVCEVGHLTGAGSVDEGGNPVQEAPADNAPKKFDPFGAFVGIITGVFTPALGVLCACGILKGLLSLFVALGVLDGAGSTYNILYSLGDAFFYFMPILLAYSAAKKFGLPEFEGMIIGAGLLYPYMVSSSTMDHSSLFMIPVTMPSSGDYSSSIIPIICAVAFAAWFEKLYKKFIPETIKMFTVPLITCTVTFALTLWIIGPIASAAADLLAMFFSWLAGISGVVYGFVIGGLWQILVMFGLHWALVPMMLNNLQTVGQDTILSAMLGTTFAQTGAVLAIWVKTKNAKTRSLCPPAFISAIAGVTEPAIYGLTLPKKKPFVVTCIVAAIAGAAMVATNTIAYSMGGLGVFAYTQFINLSTNEVGGMIVAIVISLIAVVLGFVGTFFTYSEEPAKK, from the coding sequence ATGCAGACAGCGTCAGAGCAACAGCCTGACCTGCTGAGTACACTGGTCCCGTTGTTGGGCGGGACAGACAACATGGCCGCCGTCAATCGGCGGGGACACCGCTTTTCGATCACCCTCAAGGACCAGAGCCTGGCAGACACCGATGCCCTGGCCGCACTGCCGGCCGTGGCACAGGTAAGCCTGCACAACGGACACCTGCGCCTTGAACTGACCGAAGAGGCCTACCAGACAAATCAAAAGGAGAATCGACTTATGGCTAGTAAATACGACGGTCTTGCGCGCATTATTATCCAGAATGTGGGCGGCAAGAGCAATATCATCTCGCTGACGCACTGCATCACCCGGCTGCGTTTCAAGCTCAAGGATGAGAGCAAGGCGCAGACGGAAGTGCTGAAAGAAACCGACGGCATCGTGACCGTGATGCAGAGCGGCGGCCAGTATCAGATCGTGATCGGCAACCACGTTAACGATGTCTACGAGGCAGTATGCGAAGTCGGGCATCTGACGGGCGCTGGCTCTGTGGACGAAGGCGGCAATCCCGTACAGGAGGCGCCCGCCGATAACGCCCCCAAAAAGTTTGATCCCTTTGGTGCCTTCGTCGGCATCATCACCGGCGTATTCACTCCGGCCCTGGGCGTGCTGTGTGCCTGCGGTATCCTGAAAGGCCTGCTGTCCCTCTTTGTGGCCCTGGGCGTACTGGATGGCGCCGGTTCCACCTACAACATCCTCTACTCTCTGGGCGATGCTTTCTTCTACTTCATGCCCATCCTGCTGGCTTACAGTGCCGCCAAAAAGTTCGGCCTGCCCGAATTTGAAGGCATGATCATCGGTGCCGGCCTGCTCTATCCCTACATGGTTTCCTCCAGCACGATGGATCACAGCAGTCTGTTCATGATCCCCGTCACCATGCCTTCCTCCGGCGATTACTCCTCCAGCATCATCCCCATCATCTGTGCTGTGGCCTTCGCCGCCTGGTTTGAGAAACTGTACAAGAAATTCATCCCCGAAACCATCAAAATGTTCACCGTGCCGCTGATCACATGCACCGTCACCTTCGCGCTGACCCTGTGGATCATCGGACCCATTGCGTCGGCGGCGGCAGACCTGCTGGCCATGTTCTTCAGCTGGCTGGCCGGCATCAGCGGCGTGGTTTACGGCTTCGTGATCGGTGGTCTGTGGCAGATCCTCGTCATGTTCGGCCTGCACTGGGCACTGGTACCCATGATGCTCAACAACCTGCAGACCGTCGGTCAGGATACCATCCTCTCCGCCATGCTGGGCACCACCTTTGCCCAGACCGGTGCCGTCCTGGCCATCTGGGTCAAGACCAAGAACGCCAAGACCCGTTCTCTCTGCCCGCCGGCCTTCATTTCGGCCATCGCCGGTGTCACCGAGCCTGCTATCTACGGCCTGACCCTTCCCAAGAAAAAGCCCTTCGTGGTCACCTGCATTGTGGCGGCCATCGCCGGTGCGGCCATGGTAGCCACCAACACCATCGCCTACTCCATGGGCGGCCTGGGCGTTTTTGCTTATACCCAGTTCATTAACCTCAGCACCAATGAGGTTGGCGGCATGATCGTGGCCATCGTGATCTCTCTGATCGCCGTGGTGCTGGGCTTTGTGGGTACCTTCTTCACCTATTCCGAGGAACCCGCCAAAAAGTAA
- a CDS encoding PRD domain-containing protein, producing MKVIKNVALAQDAKGREMIVFGKGIGFPATPYELADLSAVQRTFYDVDEKYFDLLRDVPQEVFLAADDIAENARDELNCPLNPNLTYVLADHLNFAIQRCREGVALQTPLAYDIRHLYPQEYELAHTALKALREQLQVDLPENEAISIALHIITAEAEVGDMHATMLTTKVISEISDLVEEHLQIRLDKDSFSYSRFAMHMRYLVQRMMEGKALNGDDGMQAMLRTMHREYPDVYACVE from the coding sequence ATGAAAGTAATCAAAAATGTGGCGCTGGCCCAGGACGCCAAGGGGCGGGAGATGATCGTCTTCGGCAAGGGCATCGGATTTCCGGCTACGCCGTATGAACTGGCGGATCTCTCCGCGGTGCAGCGCACCTTCTATGATGTTGATGAAAAATACTTTGATCTGCTGCGGGATGTGCCCCAGGAGGTTTTTCTGGCGGCGGACGACATCGCCGAAAATGCCCGGGATGAACTGAACTGTCCGCTGAATCCCAATCTGACCTACGTACTGGCCGACCATCTGAATTTTGCCATCCAGCGCTGCCGGGAGGGCGTCGCCCTTCAGACACCGCTTGCCTACGATATCCGGCATCTCTATCCCCAGGAATATGAGCTGGCCCACACAGCCCTGAAGGCGCTGCGGGAACAGCTGCAGGTGGATCTGCCGGAGAACGAAGCCATCAGCATTGCGCTGCACATCATCACGGCGGAAGCCGAGGTGGGGGATATGCATGCGACGATGCTGACCACCAAAGTCATCTCCGAGATCTCGGACCTGGTGGAAGAGCATCTGCAGATCCGTCTGGATAAAGACAGCTTCAGCTATTCCCGTTTTGCCATGCATATGCGGTACCTGGTACAGCGTATGATGGAAGGAAAAGCTTTGAACGGTGACGACGGCATGCAGGCCATGCTGCGGACGATGCACCGGGAATATCCCGATGTGTACGCCTGCGTAGAGTAG
- a CDS encoding HAD family hydrolase, with amino-acid sequence MSIKMICSDLDGTLLPYGRKTLEPEVFGLIEALADRGILFCPASGRQYTSQKALFAPVADRCAFLCENGAVLYKNEACIGKTPMPRALAEAIARDMWERSDGQGEVMLSGQNCAYLMERGLGMLDRVRFIGNRYEIIRDPADVPEEIVKVSVYLHEGVESYADRFVPRWQEANCAVAGPYWIDTTLANKGTGVRKLCEVLGVDPGEVLAFGDNYNDTAMLDLVGMPYIMDSAAEPLRQRYARHTPRPEAVMRVLAAGGSV; translated from the coding sequence ATGTCCATCAAAATGATCTGCAGCGACCTGGACGGTACGCTGCTGCCCTATGGCCGCAAGACGTTGGAGCCGGAGGTTTTTGGGCTGATCGAGGCGCTGGCGGACCGCGGCATTCTCTTTTGTCCGGCGTCGGGGCGGCAGTATACCAGCCAGAAAGCACTGTTTGCTCCGGTGGCGGACCGGTGTGCCTTTCTGTGCGAGAACGGGGCCGTCCTCTATAAAAACGAAGCGTGCATCGGCAAGACGCCCATGCCCCGGGCGCTGGCCGAGGCCATTGCCCGTGATATGTGGGAGCGCAGCGACGGCCAGGGAGAAGTCATGCTCTCAGGCCAGAACTGCGCCTATCTGATGGAGCGCGGCCTGGGCATGCTGGACCGCGTGCGGTTCATCGGCAACCGGTATGAGATCATCCGGGATCCCGCCGATGTACCGGAGGAGATCGTCAAGGTATCGGTCTATCTCCACGAGGGCGTGGAATCCTATGCGGACCGCTTTGTGCCGCGCTGGCAGGAGGCCAACTGCGCGGTGGCGGGACCGTACTGGATCGACACCACTCTGGCCAACAAGGGTACCGGCGTGCGGAAACTCTGCGAAGTGCTGGGCGTGGACCCCGGGGAGGTGCTGGCCTTCGGGGACAATTACAACGATACCGCCATGCTGGACCTGGTGGGGATGCCCTATATCATGGACAGCGCTGCGGAACCGCTGCGCCAGCGATATGCCCGGCATACCCCGCGGCCCGAAGCGGTCATGCGGGTGCTGGCGGCGGGCGGCAGTGTCTGA